Below is a window of Humulus lupulus chromosome 2, drHumLupu1.1, whole genome shotgun sequence DNA.
CAAATTTTGTTCAACTAAATGTTTCGGAATCCGATATATGCCTATTTAGACTCAAGCTACGTGAGCCAACAGTAGAGTTGTTCGACCTTAAGGGCCAAGCCAATTAGTAAATTAGGATTTCTCATAATAAACAAATAGCGCCAATGATTATTAACGCAGGGAAGTACAGCCGCAAAAGAGACCAATGAATTATTCAAGGCCATGgaaaaagaacaaaataaacaTTTCCTCTTCCAATCTCAATAcatttttcttgaaattagacAAAATTGTTTTGAACTGTTCATAACTATGAAATAAATCCTACGACTAATTCTAAAATATTCGAATTTGATCCTACTAAAGAGTATATGCATAGGAAGAAAGAGTAGAACTTACAGATGTTTGTTATACAATGAGTGACTCCAGATATTTTCTTCCACCCCCAAAACGTCTGAGTCGTGAATTTTTTCAATTGTTTCATTTTCTTAGGAGCAGTGCCTAATACATTAATAAAAATTTCTTGGATATCAAAAACTTTTGCAGCACttcaccattttcttcatttttctcggCAGCAGTACCAAAAGCATTACTTCCGTTAGCATCTTATCTTTACCAGTCTTTAGCGTTGATGCATTCAGCACTGCACTAGTCACTAGCAGAAAACAAGTTCCATTATCCACACAACCATTACAGAACATTCACCTCATGGTAGCTAGATGGTAACTGAGATGTATCGACATCAATTTTAACAATATTCAATGCGTAAAAACCATCAAACTGCTAAATGCCGTCAATCATGAGAAACATTAGAAGCAATGTTATCATTTCTTTAACTTCATCTAGCTTCGAAGCAGTCTGTCAGATGCAATGTTATCTTTTCTTTAACTTCATCTAGCTTCAAAGCACTCTGTCAGATGATCGGTACTTTCTGGACATCTAAAGTTGGACCAATTTCATCCCCTTGTGATGCAACAGGCATAGTTATAATTGATGGACATGTTTTTAAAGATAGGGTATCAGCATCCTTAGTGTTAGAAGTAACATTGGGCTTGACATCATTTTGAAGTTCTACAGTGCATTGCTCCACAAACTCCATGGTTGATGGAGGTATATCCATGGAAATTGATTCTATATCCATCGCACTTTCTTGACCACCTTTTCCGAATACATGATCCATAGAACTGTTAGTATTAGTGACAGCAACATCTTGAGAAGAAAGCTGTTCAGTTTCTGGGCTAAACAAAAGTTTCTCCGGGTTGTCAGAAAGGATACCATTAGAAACAACCTCATCAACAGAGTGTAAACCCGGTGGAGAAATACAGATGGATGATGGGTCAATATCCATCTCAGCACATGTAATATCTTCTCCAATACTCTCACCAAGCGTAATATCTTCTCCAATACTCTCACCACACATATCATTCAACTCAGCACCTACATCTCCTGTAATACTGTCATTGGCCTCATGTCTGTTCAAAGAACCTTTCTCCTTGTAAGCCAACATGTCCTCACTTCTCTCATTTACAAACTCTTGACCTTCATCAACAGAAATTGGCTGAACCTTACTAATATCGCTGCTTTCAGAAACAAGTGCACGTATCTGCTTCTGAACAAAGACTGCTAATGAAACAGCATGATCCCGAATCAAAGAATCATTGGGTGGGCAGTGTAGCAAATTCATCAACACCTTATGATACTGCAGCATGCTGATGGATGGCATGGCAGACTTTTTTTGGAGGCAGATGCCAATCACTTTTAGCATATGCTCACACATGTTGCCTATTTCAGCCCAGCGGCAGTCACAGATACCAAACTGTGAACCAGGATTCCAAACAACATGAACCCTTTCTCGATCAAGCTGATCAATAACTTTTGCATTTCCACCTTCCATGACAACATCAGAATCTGAAATCTTCAAAGCTTTACGCCAATATGTTAACCCACTCACCCACTCCTCTTTCCTGTATCGGGCAAAAGCATCCTTCCCAGAGTACTCATCAAGCCAAAAATAGGAATGCACTTTGGTATTCAATTTATCAACCAACCAATCAGTTCTTTGATAGACAACAGAATTCTTCTCATTCAACAACCTAATTTTCAATTGGTTGTGGTAAAACTCCATTGCTGCACAGGTCTCTTGGCTAGCAACAGGAAGAGTTTGTAGTGCAATGATCCACTTCCCTGAGTAGAAAAGAAAGTTCTCACATTAATGACTTCCACATAAATATAATGGAGTACACAAGAAGCTCCTCTATAAAAGCCTGTGAACTTGGAGTAGGTTTAATCTTTCACTCAATAAAATAAAACCCACCACCAAAGACAATGGCTAAATTATTTGCAAAAATATTACTAGAGTAGATAGTCTACTTGAAATAATAAATACGAACCTAATCTAGGATACCAAGTTGCCTTAAAATAATCCATAAAATCTGCTTCATCAACAAAATCTTGCATCAAATCCTCGAACAAGCCCACTGTCCCTTGTCCTTGGCAGATAACATCCACAATCTGGCCAAGTCGTCTCGACATCTCAACCCGAATATCATTTTCTGTACATTTCTGCATTATTTTTTTATGCCATGCATGACGAACTCGCCAAAAGCTTATCAGCACAGAGCACTGGAAAACATCCCTGAATATAATGTAAAGAAAACAATGATTTATCTTTAGTTTAAACAAGCATTAATATTCATAACACTACTCACaagaaaaaatatacatatatatatttatatgagtcACCCGATTCACTTCATTAAGTTCCCTTTAAGCTCATTaataaaatacaaagaaaaacaCTTCATAAATAGGAACAAGGATCACTCTCCAGAGCATCTACAGAACTGCAGTAGTAAATGCTTGGAACCATAGATGTCCCACATGCTTGTAGGACTCACTACCCAGCTCATTAATTGAAAGAAAGCTACTGAGATTACATATTCTTTTTGATGTTGGGAAGAAAGACTAAAGCAACTAACCTTATTACATGAACATCGGCCAGAGGATCATCAATGATAAACCCAGCCAACAGCCATGTAGGATCTTTTGTTCGAACTCTATTATAAAGGGCTCGCAACCACTTATCTGTGTCGCAGCTTGCAAACCTTGGAGATATTATCCATGCGACTGGGATGGCCTTGTTATCAGGGTTGAATACAAGAAGACTGTGAACAGGATGCTAGATAGATTGCAAAAACAAACATCACAAATAAACTTACCAAATTAGAAGTTTTCTCTTCAATAATtctcaaaaagaaaaagaaacagaAAGTTTACAAACATGAAGAGAAAAAATCACCTTCAATTTGTTTGTTCCAAACTTTGAATCAGAGACTAAAAGGCTGCGATTGCCGAAGCGGATCATTTGTTGCAACTGCCACTCTGTTTGGATGCCCAAAGTAAATGGGTCAGAATCAGAGAAATCCTCAAAAAAGAAAACATTACCCTGGTGGCCTTCCACCCACATATGGATGCTGACAGAATCATCAATGTCCAATTCATACGTAGAACGCCGGATGCTTCTCTCCTGTCTACGAACATACCGATGTGTTAAAAGGTCATCACGATTACATGGACCACCCTGTTTTTCCACTGATTCATTGTGTCTCTGCATTATGGTCTCCACAGAGACCCCCACATATAGCAGAGACAACACACGAAGTCGAAGATCTTCTGAGATGTAAGGGGCAAAAACAGCACGTGTTCCAGCAGCCTTCTTATCCTGTGGACCATGGCACGGTAGCCCTTTCTTATCAACATGCTTATCCTCATTATATATGATGAGTGCTACTGAAGGTTCAGCAATTAAGCGTTTCACGATAAAGTGGCAGGTGCATCCTCTTTTGGTATTTGGTCGACCAGCATTTTTTTTCTTGGGGACATAAGTGTTCCGACTAGGTCTTACAATGCCACCTTTCCGATGGTCGTCAGGACCAAATGAACACCAATATCTACACATTAACAAGACAACATAAGCTGACAGGAACATAAATAACATTTAAAAACAACTAGAGGCACAAAGATGGAACTTACAGAATATATTCAAGAACTCCATCAACCTTTGGTTTATAAGACGTTGTTGGGTGTCGTCTTCGCCTTGCCTCAACATGAAATCTTGTTGGGCAATCTTTGTTCGAGGATTCACCCCTTACAAAATCATCCACTCTGGCAAAGGGGATCAGAGCCACTCTATCTATATTATCACGCCACCCCTCCACCTTTGACCACACAATATCATTAGAAGAAAACTCCAAGGTCGGAGGATTCTGCACAGGGAGTGATAGAATCTCATCCCATCTAGCCATCTGCAATGGACTAACCGATCTCATAAATAAACatttcaaatagaattaaaaatgaaaagaatagaaAAGTAGTGGAATATGCAAGTAGCAGAATCTAGCCTTTAATTCGTAATCTAGTTCCAGAAAACCAATTTATACGATCCAACTTCTTGGAATTCAGTTGGGTAGGAAAATAAAATTCCAAATGTTTCACTGCCTCTCTCCTAtacttcaaattttaaaaaaaacatatgcaGACGAAATACGAAAAAGAAAGGCTCCTACATCAGCTATCTAGGAGCATTATTCATCGTATCCTAACAACGAGAAATTTCATTTTCTTGTCAACACCTGGAGACACGCATAGAGTTTCCCCTTTGTTCACGGAGCGTCTTCAAGTTGAACTAACCAATTACCATGTTTCCATTTACAGTCTCTCCTCGCCTTAAACTGAGTTATTACTTCGGAGTTATAGATACTGATACCCACAAGCAACACACATACAGCAATTACGAAAAGAAATATCCCATTACTGGCAACATGCTCCAACCGCAGCAAATTACTTTATCCTTCAAGACCCACTAAATTTTTCCTTTCTTTGTTGTTTTTCCGTTTTTCCATACAATAATTAAAACCCtaacaaaaacataaaaggagagaGAATGCTAAACCCCAGATTATCATTGACagaaatttatacaaaaagagcATGAGCCCAGCAAACATATGTGAATAAGACTATAGAAATAATAGAACTAGGCCAACTTTACCTTGCTTGAATAATGAGCAATAGGACGGACCCTCTACCGCTTTTCTTTACGACAATCTCTGCGTTAAAAAGGACGGAGGTTTTAGGCTGAAACACAAAACCCTTCTATgtaatatatacatatgtatatatatactaaagaAAGCACTCAGCTGTGATGGTGGCAATAGTCGACTGGTGAGAAATGAGGAGAGGAAGTCGGCAAAGGGGTTGTCAAAGAAAAGCGTTAGTAGttgttcttttatatatatatatataaaactatataTAACAGACCATAACTCAAACCGCGAAACGGAGCTTACATAAAAGACGTCGTTTTCCGGCGGCGGCGGCGAAGTCGAGGTCGCCGGAAGCGGCAATTGAAGGGAAGACCTGAGAGGGCAATGTCGGTGGACTGTGTTTGAATGAAAAAACTACGGAGTACTAAAAGTACCCTATTTTGTTGgatatttttaaaatatgaaatcaaataaaaaaaaatgttttcttttaagtttaGAAAGTTGAATATGACAAtccaaaaattgaaataaaatataaaacataccCTCATGttgttttttttacaaatatacccctcaTGTTTAGAATtggtttgtttttcttttttgacgTGGGGTCCACATAGGTACACTAACCCCTCGAAATTACTAAATGGGTATACTATAGGTCTAATTTGTTAGAAAACAGTTTTTAaagtaatcataaaaaactatttatcatctagttaattttttatataattaatttgattataaataattttctaTGATACATGTAAATCATTTTTCAACAAAATTAACTTATGTGATACACATTTAATAAATTTAGGGATTTaaataatacaaaataaaatttaggAGCCTGAGTGAgactttttaaaaaatattagagACTTCTACCGAAATAAACTCAAATTTGTATCATCtaataattatgttttaaaaatacAACCTTATTCTTGAAGTACAATTATAAATTTTTCTTTCAAAAGTATAATTTTTTATGGGAAAATATTAGTTTGGTCTTTGTGTATTTTCCAAATACGTGATTAGCtcatatgttttgttaaatgataattcgaATCATATGTGTTTagaaaatagatcaaaataatacattatacccaattttggtaaaaaaaaatcaaaaataatatttcattctcagcTCCTCGATTACTTTCTCCACTTTTTTGAACTCATCGCATCACTAACGACCtcgataattaattttataattgaaaatattttgacaaaaatcGGGTCTAGGatactattttgatctattttgtaaaacatatggtataaattgtcatttaacaaaacacaagggtcaaaatggtatttaactagatgcgcttagttttatttataaaatttattaattatgtttattaaaattttatgatttttatataaatttcaaataaataaacaatattatatataaaagaatgacataaacatatttaaacaaaaattaaaccaaaatattgtttatgatttttttaaaaatatatataatttaataactttttagatcacaaactaccatatttaaggtacaaaacattcatgatattattcaaattacacctTAATAATTGGAGAACAAGTTTGTTTATTCTTGATGAAAGATAAATgatattctaatttcttatgtagttacacaatAAAGCTCTAAAACATTGAATTAGAAATTAATCAACAGAAAACCAGATCTGGTTTGGAAGAACAAGTTTTAAACATTCAAAGCAGATCAACCAATAACCCATTAACAAAAATGGTTTGATTCTCTCTAAAATTCCACTGAAGCCACATAACTCGAATCACAACTTTATTATCTATGCTCACCTCTCATTCCCACCGCTACATTTGATAAAAAAATTGTGATAAACCATTATTTCAGAGAGCTAAGCTTTGGTCGAGTAAAGGATGTTCCCGAAGCATTGCTTATGGTGAGAGATCGAGGAGCTTATGGGGATTGAGATTTTGGTCTTGAGCATTTTGACAATGAAATCACTGGTGCAACCTCCCTTGCCACGCGAACCTAGATCTAACTCATGGATGTTGAAGCTTAGCCCAAGATCTCTGCGTTGGGGATGATGCGGAGTGGATTCGGCTAGGGTTGAGGACGAAGGGTGCTGAAGGTGGAGGCGATCtgtgataactccattttagtgttgttttaggatgtgtttttgtggtaatcttgagtatttatgtttgttttgtgtaaGATTACGCTtgtttttgtctttgttgtaggttggtgcgttgaatcatgagttaaatgctaaaagaagaggaaatggtggaaaaatggaacttttggtggttgtttgactcaaattggtgctaaggatgaataataataagttttgatgaaggaaggatgtcaaaatgttaaaatctgaaaagaaaagaaaaatagaattagagttgCGGCATGGGCGTAAGGGCCGTgactctagcaaagtcagagACTGAAGGGTTGCTGAAAGGAATTAGAGTTGCGACTTGGTCAATAGAGTCGCGGCGCTAGAAGAAGTCAGAGGCGAATCTAGGAGGTCCATGGAGAGGCGGGCTGCGGGTTTAGAGGTTCGCGGCGCCTGGAGGGCTAACCAGATTTTGAAGAGTTTTAAAAAGACACAGGCcgcgacctaggaaaggccaagtcgcggtCCGCCTATGAAAAAAGAGGAAATCgtatttttttagtataaattcatactttaggatttaattaggGAAAtgtcagattttaattacgagTTTAGAGATTAATTTTGCTTTTGAGATTagtttttctgcactttcatattttttttttaattcttcttcaagtgtttgaattttatgtttctgaataattattttgtttttttagtcatgtctgatatgaccTAAGCATTTATATCTATGGTTTAATGTaatcacttggatttctatttaatttaattatgatgttttattgatttttcttttttattctaatctatataatgtttgcttaatgctagtaaatattttattctaatcaaatatttgcttgatttatgattttgattcaaaattcgaaagatgagaattgaatatgctattgttatatagacataggttacatattggacgaaagtacttgtatggcctgtgtagtaattaggtttctatgcttaatgcctgctatatgtttaagtttatcacaaagatgtagaaaacctgcatataggttgagatcttatatattgaaaaagaacaggaatcaatttttgttaacctactattagaataagaaagaaatttagaactgattaataaaattagtaaaatgaaaagttgatgaagttaataccctaggtctttttattattgattttcatattttgattatttattttgttcacagttatttaatattttataattagatttcttcatctaaattttgtttgccaaatagaaattaaagaacaattattggtaattggttagtagtctttgtgggaacaatactctatttactatctatattacttgaatcgattgtgtgcATTTGCGTATCATATTTTTGCGATCAAGTTTTTTGCGCCGTTACCGGGGACTtaatatccaatatcaaaattaattgttttttgttctaatttggtttttatattttatactcaTTTGGATCAATGTggtattgtgtttcaggaattattggtatatgcggAGAAGTAAATAAAAGGAGCTCATAccggtagatcttgaaattgaaagaacgtgcagaAAGAACTgaaagataaagaaaatgttGGATTTTGACATGGTTGCAAATCAAGGGAATGCAGTAAATCATGCTGCCAATAATGTCGAAGAGGCAGTGGCTGCTGAGGTCCCTGCTGATCAAGGGGCTAGAAGTTTAAGAGATTATGTACTCCCAACTGTTacgggagtgcattcatgcatctaACCTCCAACAACTGCTacgaataattttgagattaagccagtGATTCTGCAAATGGTCCAATCTACTGTTCAGTATGGAGGCTTGCCTACAGAGGACCCTAACTTACACATTGCTAGTTTCTTAGAGCTTTGTGCGACCTTTAAGATGAATGGGGTTAGTGATGACACAATAAGGTTGAGGTTGTttccattttcactaagggaccaagcaaagagttggttgaattcCCTACAGGTTAACTCTATTACCACATGGGAGGAGCTCGCTCAAAAGTTCCTTGCAAAATTCTTTCCTCCATCCAAGGCTGCATGGTTGAGAGGGGAGATTAATAATTTATATTAGATGGAGAGAGAGTCACTGTATGATACATGGGAGAGATTTAAAGAGTTGTTAAGAAAGTGCTCTCATCACGGGATTGAAAAATGGATGTtagtccataatttttacaatgggttAGGTGGTACAACTCGCACTATCATAGATGCAGCAATGGGAGGGACATTTATGAGCAAGAGTGCCAACGGAGCTTATGATCTACTAGAAGAGATGGCCATGAACAATTACCAGTGGCCTGCTGAGAGGGAAAATACAAAGAAGGTGGTTGGGATGATTGAATTAGATGCCATCTCAATGCTTACAGCTCAAGTAGCATCCTTGACGAAACAACTACAATAGAATAACCTCACAGCTCAAGCCATGCAATTACAAAGTGTGTGTGAAATGTGTGGAATGGGG
It encodes the following:
- the LOC133818559 gene encoding uncharacterized protein LOC133818559 codes for the protein MARWDEILSLPVQNPPTLEFSSNDIVWSKVEGWRDNIDRVALIPFARVDDFVRGESSNKDCPTRFHVEARRRRHPTTSYKPKVDGVLEYILYWCSFGPDDHRKGGIVRPSRNTYVPKKKNAGRPNTKRGCTCHFIVKRLIAEPSVALIIYNEDKHVDKKGLPCHGPQDKKAAGTRAVFAPYISEDLRLRVLSLLYVGVSVETIMQRHNESVEKQGGPCNRDDLLTHRYVRRQERSIRRSTYELDIDDSVSIHMWVEGHQGNVFFFEDFSDSDPFTLGIQTEWQLQQMIRFGNRSLLVSDSKFGTNKLKHPVHSLLVFNPDNKAIPVAWIISPRFASCDTDKWLRALYNRVRTKDPTWLLAGFIIDDPLADVHVIRDVFQCSVLISFWRVRHAWHKKIMQKCTENDIRVEMSRRLGQIVDVICQGQGTVGLFEDLMQDFVDEADFMDYFKATWYPRLGKWIIALQTLPVASQETCAAMEFYHNQLKIRLLNEKNSVVYQRTDWLVDKLNTKVHSYFWLDEYSGKDAFARYRKEEWVSGLTYWRKALKISDSDVVMEGGNAKVIDQLDRERVHVVWNPGSQFGICDCRWAEIGNMCEHMLKVIGICLQKKSAMPSISMLQYHKVLMNLLHCPPNDSLIRDHAVSLAVFVQKQIRALVSESSDISKVQPISVDEGQEFVNERSEDMLAYKEKGSLNRHEANDSITGDVGAELNDMCGESIGEDITLGESIGEDITCAEMDIDPSSICISPPGLHSVDEVVSNGILSDNPEKLLFSPETEQLSSQDVAVTNTNSSMDHVFGKGGQESAMDIESISMDIPPSTMEFVEQCTVELQNDVKPNVTSNTKDADTLSLKTCPSIITMPVASQGDEIGPTLDVQKVPII